One window from the genome of Bifidobacteriaceae bacterium encodes:
- a CDS encoding biotin/lipoyl-binding protein, with amino-acid sequence MAGVGALAAGVATYWVVWGSPEAEADQVITQTATASLQTLDKSVSATGTITQAVNETVSFEASGTVLSVEVAEGDMVEEGQTLATIDTLRLEAARLEAEAALAQAEASLSQAEAADDGSTASDAKIAAAEAQVDVAESNLATAESNMADAVLVAPAAGQVTSVAVAVGDFVGSATGSGTSSGAGGAMAGAGQTASGSTGAAFTIVGTESWSIDLTVSDSDLALLEIGGQAEITVNGISENIFGVIASLGRVASTSGGSAAFPVVVQITGNPEGLLDGLSATVALIYERRTDVLTVPLSAIQTEDGVSYVDKLVDSVATRTEVTLGETSGSLVEITQGLDEGDQVQIMVTVSSGGSESGDGDGQEFQIGPGGTGGEWSFDQMPGGGQFQMPDGGQMRQPGGMGGGGGMGGGGFPNG; translated from the coding sequence GTGGCCGGGGTCGGCGCCTTGGCGGCGGGTGTCGCAACCTACTGGGTGGTCTGGGGCAGCCCCGAGGCGGAGGCCGACCAAGTCATCACCCAGACGGCCACAGCCAGCCTGCAAACCCTTGACAAGTCCGTCTCCGCCACCGGGACCATCACCCAGGCGGTCAACGAGACGGTCTCCTTCGAGGCCAGCGGAACGGTTCTGAGCGTCGAGGTGGCCGAAGGCGACATGGTCGAAGAGGGGCAGACGCTCGCCACGATCGACACCTTGCGGCTGGAGGCCGCCCGCCTCGAAGCCGAAGCCGCCTTGGCCCAGGCCGAGGCTTCGCTGTCCCAGGCGGAGGCGGCCGACGACGGCTCCACGGCATCGGACGCCAAGATCGCAGCCGCCGAAGCGCAGGTCGACGTCGCCGAATCGAACCTCGCGACGGCCGAATCCAACATGGCCGACGCGGTCCTGGTCGCGCCGGCCGCCGGGCAGGTCACCTCTGTGGCCGTGGCAGTCGGCGACTTCGTCGGGTCGGCGACCGGATCGGGAACATCAAGCGGCGCCGGCGGGGCCATGGCGGGCGCCGGTCAGACGGCCTCTGGCTCGACCGGCGCGGCCTTCACCATTGTGGGGACCGAGTCTTGGTCGATCGACCTGACCGTCTCGGACTCCGACCTGGCGCTGTTGGAGATCGGCGGCCAGGCCGAGATCACGGTGAACGGGATTTCCGAGAACATCTTCGGTGTCATCGCCTCGCTCGGGCGGGTCGCTTCGACATCCGGCGGCAGCGCCGCCTTCCCGGTGGTCGTCCAAATCACCGGCAACCCGGAGGGCCTGTTGGACGGGTTGAGCGCGACCGTGGCGCTGATCTACGAACGGCGCACCGATGTGCTGACGGTGCCGCTCAGCGCCATCCAGACCGAGGATGGCGTCTCCTACGTGGACAAACTGGTCGACTCGGTCGCCACCCGGACCGAGGTCACCCTGGGCGAAACCTCCGGCTCGTTGGTGGAGATCACGCAAGGTCTGGACGAGGGCGACCAGGTGCAGATCATGGTGACGGTTTCGAGCGGGGGGTCGGAATCCGGCGACGGCGACGGCCAAGAGTTCCAGATCGGGCCTGGCGGGACCGGCGGCGAGTGGTCTTTCGACCAAATGCCCGGCGGGGGGCAGTTCCAGATGCCGGACGGCGGACAGATGCGGCAGCCAGGCGGCATGGGCGGCGGAGGCGGCATGGGCGGCGGGGGGTTCCCCAATGGCTGA
- a CDS encoding ABC transporter ATP-binding protein: MADTVVIRLEGVRKVYTSGDIEFEALRGVTLSIDEGEYVAVVGPSGSGKSTLMNILGCLDVATEGRYQIAGEDVGQMDEADLAEVRGRRIGFVFQQFNLLPAMSAWRNVELPLSYAGVGPAERKRRAVAALERVGLGDKIDNRPGQLSGGQQQRVAIARALVSQPTLLLADEPTGNLDSASAREILDVFDQVHRDGRTVVLITHDWDVARRTDRSIEVRDGMIMERGEPSPAGVDGP; encoded by the coding sequence ATGGCTGACACGGTGGTCATTCGCCTGGAGGGCGTTCGCAAGGTCTACACCAGCGGGGACATCGAGTTCGAGGCCCTCAGGGGGGTCACCCTGAGCATAGACGAGGGCGAATATGTGGCCGTGGTCGGCCCGTCCGGATCAGGCAAATCGACCCTGATGAACATTCTCGGCTGCCTCGACGTGGCCACCGAGGGCCGTTACCAGATCGCAGGCGAGGACGTGGGCCAGATGGACGAGGCCGACCTGGCGGAGGTCCGCGGCCGCCGCATCGGCTTCGTCTTCCAGCAGTTCAATCTGCTGCCCGCGATGTCGGCCTGGCGCAATGTCGAACTGCCCCTGTCCTACGCCGGGGTGGGCCCGGCCGAGCGCAAACGCCGGGCCGTGGCGGCGCTGGAGAGAGTCGGCCTGGGCGACAAGATCGACAACCGGCCGGGCCAGCTCTCAGGCGGCCAGCAACAGCGGGTCGCCATCGCCCGCGCGCTGGTCAGCCAGCCGACGCTGCTGCTGGCGGACGAGCCGACTGGCAATCTCGACTCGGCTTCGGCGCGGGAAATCCTCGACGTCTTCGACCAGGTGCATCGAGACGGGCGGACAGTTGTGCTAATCACCCATGATTGGGACGTGGCCCGGCGCACCGACCGGTCAATCGAGGTGCGCGACGGCATGATCATGGAACGCGGCGAACCTTCGCCGGCAGGGGTTGATGGGCCATGA